A section of the Bacillus pumilus genome encodes:
- a CDS encoding peptide MFS transporter has translation MSTIDHDKIVKSVPQKGFFGHPKGLYTLFFTEFWERFSYYGMRALLIYYMYTEVTKGGLGFDQTTANSIMSVYGALVYMSGIIGGWLADRVFGSSSTVFYGGVFIMLGHVILALPSGATALFISMGLIIIGTGLLKPNVSNIVGDLYSKTDPRRDSGFSIFYMGINMGGFIAPLIVGTLGQKVNFHLGFSLAAVGMLVGLITFVITKKPNLGLAGTYVTNPLSATERKNFKIFGTLIAIALAVFAVIGIRTGALTINLFTWFVSALGVLIPIVYFIVMYFSKKTSPVEQSRVLAYIPLFLAAVMFWAIQEQGSNILATYADQRTNLNFLGMTLASSWFQSLNPIFIVLLSPVFAWLWIRLGKKQPSTPIKFSLGLLFAGLSFIIMIIPAYMSGPNTLVSPLWLVLSFFLVVIGELCLSPVGLSATTKLAPAAFSAQTMSLWFLSNAMAQAINAQVVKLFDKVPETVYFGIIGLLAIVLCGVMLLLTPVIKKAMKGIH, from the coding sequence ATGTCTACAATTGACCACGATAAAATTGTTAAAAGTGTTCCTCAAAAAGGGTTTTTTGGACATCCTAAAGGACTTTACACACTGTTCTTCACTGAATTTTGGGAGCGTTTCTCCTATTATGGCATGCGTGCACTGCTTATTTATTATATGTACACAGAGGTGACAAAAGGCGGTCTTGGTTTTGATCAGACAACAGCCAATTCGATCATGTCTGTCTACGGTGCGCTTGTCTATATGTCAGGCATTATTGGGGGATGGCTCGCCGACCGCGTATTCGGTTCGTCTAGTACGGTCTTTTATGGCGGGGTTTTCATTATGCTTGGACATGTCATTTTGGCTTTACCAAGCGGAGCAACAGCGCTCTTTATTAGTATGGGTCTAATTATTATTGGGACAGGTCTTCTGAAGCCAAACGTTTCAAACATTGTGGGCGACCTGTATTCTAAAACAGACCCACGCAGGGATTCTGGCTTTAGTATTTTTTACATGGGGATCAACATGGGCGGTTTTATTGCCCCGTTAATTGTCGGAACACTCGGTCAAAAAGTGAACTTCCACCTCGGATTCTCACTTGCTGCCGTTGGGATGCTTGTTGGTCTGATTACATTTGTGATCACGAAAAAACCGAATCTTGGTCTTGCCGGTACTTATGTGACAAATCCACTATCAGCTACTGAACGCAAGAACTTCAAAATTTTCGGAACATTAATTGCCATTGCGCTTGCTGTTTTTGCTGTCATCGGCATTCGAACAGGTGCACTCACAATTAATTTATTCACTTGGTTTGTCAGTGCCCTTGGTGTGCTCATTCCGATTGTATATTTCATCGTCATGTATTTCAGTAAAAAGACGAGCCCAGTGGAGCAATCCAGAGTTCTCGCTTATATTCCATTGTTCCTTGCTGCGGTGATGTTCTGGGCGATTCAAGAACAAGGCTCAAACATTTTAGCCACATATGCAGATCAACGAACAAACTTGAATTTCCTTGGGATGACACTTGCCTCTTCGTGGTTCCAATCATTGAACCCAATCTTTATTGTGCTATTGTCTCCTGTGTTTGCTTGGTTGTGGATTAGACTTGGAAAGAAACAGCCGTCTACCCCGATTAAGTTCTCACTTGGCCTTCTGTTTGCAGGGTTATCCTTCATCATCATGATCATTCCTGCCTACATGTCTGGTCCGAATACACTTGTGAGCCCATTATGGCTCGTTCTGAGCTTCTTCCTTGTCGTGATCGGAGAACTCTGCTTATCACCTGTTGGGCTGTCAGCGACAACAAAGCTTGCACCTGCTGCTTTCTCAGCGCAAACGATGAGCCTTTGGTTCCTTTCAAATGCGATGGCACAGGCGATCAACGCGCAAGTGGTCAAACTGTTTGATAAAGTCCCAGAAACCGTCTATTTCGGTATCATTGGATTACTCGCCATCGTTTTATGCGGTGTGATGCTACTCTTAACACCAGTGATTAAGAAAGCGATGAAAGGGATTCATTAA